Proteins encoded in a region of the Methanofollis tationis genome:
- the pap gene encoding polyphosphate:AMP phosphotransferase has product MFEQYDLTRKVSDEDYKQILPDLAERFGRLQREARDLDLPVIIVADGWNLSGISTMLHQFVLALDPRLYAYHAASSPSREEEERPFLWRFWLRTPTAGRMAIFDRSWYSRMVAERVRPEDGGAPERSLREIVRFERHLTDAGAVVVKLFLHISRDEQARRIERIKKQPSAAFLIDGHEDVRLEHYDLYLPIFEEVIAKTDTPNAPWTVIEAHDRNFTVVRGMSAVVHALEHAIEERRTTVVPRYPAPLQPPSKKRLNLPDPAKHSLSKDEYQEALKRYGERITDLQYSLYRERVPLVVVYEGWDAAGKGGAIMRLTRRLNPRICQVEPVGPPNEDESRHHYLWRFWRDLPKKGHVAVFDRSWYGRVLVERVEGFSSPAEVERAYNEINEFEEAVVDWGAVLVKFWLHIDRKEQLRRFIDREEDRERQWKITPEDWRNRSRWEIYAALVAEMLERTDTKAAPWTVISSNDKRYARVEGLQTIVERVERALR; this is encoded by the coding sequence ATGTTCGAGCAGTACGACCTGACCAGAAAAGTGAGCGATGAGGACTATAAACAGATCCTGCCGGACCTTGCAGAACGCTTCGGTCGCCTCCAGCGTGAGGCCAGAGACCTCGACCTCCCGGTGATCATCGTCGCCGACGGCTGGAACCTCTCAGGCATATCGACGATGCTCCACCAGTTCGTCCTCGCCCTCGACCCGCGCCTGTACGCCTATCACGCCGCATCGTCGCCGAGCCGCGAGGAGGAGGAGCGGCCTTTTCTCTGGCGGTTCTGGCTCCGCACCCCGACCGCCGGGAGGATGGCGATCTTCGACCGTTCGTGGTACTCGCGGATGGTGGCCGAGCGGGTGCGCCCGGAGGACGGCGGCGCACCCGAACGCTCGCTGCGCGAGATCGTCAGGTTCGAGCGGCACCTCACCGATGCGGGCGCCGTCGTCGTGAAACTCTTTCTCCACATCAGCAGGGACGAGCAGGCGCGGCGGATCGAGCGGATAAAAAAGCAGCCGTCGGCGGCGTTTCTGATCGACGGGCACGAGGATGTCAGGCTGGAGCACTACGACCTCTACCTCCCGATCTTCGAGGAGGTGATCGCAAAGACCGACACCCCGAACGCGCCCTGGACGGTGATCGAGGCGCACGACCGCAATTTCACGGTGGTCAGGGGAATGAGCGCGGTCGTCCACGCCCTCGAGCATGCGATCGAGGAGCGCCGAACGACGGTGGTGCCGCGCTATCCGGCGCCGCTGCAGCCGCCGTCAAAGAAACGTCTCAACCTCCCTGACCCCGCGAAGCATTCGCTCTCAAAGGACGAGTACCAGGAGGCGCTCAAACGCTACGGCGAACGGATCACCGACCTGCAGTACTCCCTCTACCGCGAGCGCGTGCCCCTGGTCGTGGTCTATGAAGGCTGGGACGCCGCCGGGAAGGGGGGTGCGATCATGCGGCTCACCCGCCGCCTCAACCCCCGCATATGTCAGGTCGAGCCGGTCGGGCCGCCAAACGAGGACGAATCGCGCCACCATTATCTCTGGCGGTTCTGGCGTGACCTCCCGAAAAAAGGGCATGTCGCCGTCTTCGACCGGAGCTGGTACGGCAGGGTGCTGGTCGAGCGGGTGGAGGGATTCTCCTCCCCGGCCGAGGTGGAGCGGGCCTACAACGAGATCAACGAGTTCGAGGAGGCGGTCGTCGACTGGGGTGCGGTCCTGGTGAAGTTCTGGCTGCATATCGACCGGAAGGAGCAGCTGCGGCGGTTTATCGACCGGGAAGAGGACCGGGAGCGGCAGTGGAAGATCACGCCTGAGGACTGGCGCAACCGGAGCCGGTGGGAGATCTATGCGGCCCTGGTCGCGGAGATGCTGGAGCGGACCGACACGAAGGCCGCACCCTGGACGGTGATCTCCTCGAACGACAAGCGGTATGCACGGGTGGAAGGCCTGCAG